The sequence below is a genomic window from Oscillospiraceae bacterium.
TTCCAGCACCACGGGCAGGCCGTAGCGCCGGGCGACGGCCTCCCCTATCTCCACCTTGTACAGCGCGTCGGCGGCCCGGTCCTTGCGCCAGAAGCAGCGGCCGTCCACCACCCCCAGCCCGCCCACGCCGATGGCCCTGAGCTCCCTGCGCTCCGCCTGGGCGTCCAGGTAGGCCAGGGCGGAGCGCTCCAGGTCCCCGTCCGGGCAGGGGAGCCGCTCATACTCCACAATCTCCCCGCACTGGTTGATCACCAGGCCGTCCACCCGGTCCACCGACATGCAGATGGCCGCGCCGTGGTACCGCTCCGGCCGGAAGCGGTAGCGCTCGGCCTTCCGGCCGCCGCTGGACGGGTCGCTGCCCATGGATTCAATCTCCCCGTTCTCCAGCATACCGGAGAGCAGGGCGCGCACGGTGGTGGGGCTGATGCCGGTCTCCCGGACCAGCTCCGCCCGGGTGGCGGTGCCCTTTGTCCGCAGCACCCGGCGGATGTACGACTGGTTCGCCTGCTTCAAGATCCCCGGCCTGGCGGTCAAATTATCCATAGCGGCCCCTCCGATACTTTTATTACCTTCTTATAAAAGTTTACAACATAAGTATAGGCCCACCGCCGCCCCTTGTCAACCGCAAAATGAAAGCGTCCCCATCCGTCAGGATGGGGACGCGCTGTTTTCCTCACAGCACCTTGGACAGGAAGTCCACGGTACGCTGCTCCCTGGGGTGGTCGAAGAAGGCCTTGGGCTCGTTCTGCTCCAGGATTTTGCCCCCGTCCATGAAGAGCACCCGGGTGCCCACCTCGCGGGCGAAGCCCATCTCGTGGGTGACCACCACCATGGTCATCCCCTCGCGGGCCAGCTCCTTCATGACCTCCAGCACCTCGCCCACCATCTCGGGGTCCAGGGCGGACGTGGGCTCGTCAAAGAGCATCAGCTTGGGCCGCATGGCCAGGGCCCGCACGATGGCGATGCGCTGCTTCTGCCCGCCGGAGAGCTGGGCGGGGTAGGCGTCCGCCTTCTCCTCCAGGCCCACCCGGCGCAGAAGGGCGGTGGCGGTGTCGTCGGCCTCGGCCTGGCCCATGAGCTTGGTGCGCACCGGGGCCAGGGTGATGTTTTTGCGGATGGTCATGTTGGGAAAGAGGTTAAAGTGCTGGAACACCATGCCCATCTGGCGGCGCACCGCGTTGATGTCGGTCTTGGGGTCGGTGACCACGGTGCCGTCGAAGGTGATGGAGCCCCCGGTGGGCTCCTCCAGCAGGTTGAGGCAGCGCAGGAAGGTGGACTTGCCGGATCCGGAGGGCCCAATGACCACCACCTTCTCCCCCACGTCAATGTGCTCGTTCAGATCGTCCAGGACCAGATGGTCGCCGAAGGATTTGCTCAGATGCTCAACGTCGATCACTTTGACGCAGCCTCCTTTCCAGCTTGCCCTGGAGCCAGGTCAGCAGCATGACCACCACCAGGTACATGACCGCGATGCCCAGCAAGGGGAACATGACCTCATAGGTCTTGGAGCCCACGGCCTGGGCGTAGTACACCAGCTCCGCCCCGCCGATGGCGGAGACCAGGGAGGTGTCCTTGAACAGGGTGATGAACTCGTTGCCCAGGGCGGGCAGGATGTTCTTGAAGGCCTGGGGGATGACGATAAAGCGCATGGTGTCCAGATAGCCCATGCCCAGGGAGCGGCCCGCCTCGTTCTGGCCGCCGTCCACGCTCATGAGCCCGCCGCGGACGATCTCGGCCACGTAGGCGCCCGAGTTGATGCCCAGGCCCAGCGCGCCCACCATGGTGTGGTTGCGGCTGGTCTTGAAGATGACGAAGCCCCAGATCAGGAGCTGCACCATCATGGGGGTGCCGCGGATGACGGTGGTGTACACCTTGCACACGGCGTTGAGCAGCCCCAGGGCGGGATTGCGGCGGCCCAGCCGCTGCTGGTCGTGGGCGGTGCGGATGACGGCCACCACCACGCCCAGGATGATGCCCAGGATCAGGGCGATCACGGTGAGCTGCAGGGTGGCGGACAGGCCCTGGAGGTAGAGCTTCCAGCGCTCTCCCGTCACGAAGGCCGTGTTGAACTTTGCCGCAAAGTTCGACCAGAAATCCATTGGGGGCCTCCTTTCTCTTCTCTCACTTCGCACAGAGAAGGGCGGCCGGTGAGGGCCGCCCTTCGCCTGGTGTGTTTTTAACCGGCGGTGATGTACTTGTCGACGATGGACTGGAGGGTGCCGTCGGCGGTCAGCTCCTGGAGGGCGTTGTTCACGGCCTCCAGCAGGGCGGTGTTGCCCTTGGCCATGCCGATGGCGTAGTCCTCGTTGGCGAACTCGGTGTCCAGGATCTTCAGGCCCGCGTTGGCCTTGACGAACTCCTGGGCGGGCATGTTGTCGATGACCACGGCGTCCACCTGGCCGTTGAGCAGGGCCTGGATGGCGGTGGCGCCGGTGTCGAACGCGGTGACGTGCTCCTCACCGTAGCCGCCGTTGTCAGGGGTGTCGGAGCAGTAGAGGTAGCCGGTGGTGCCCCGCTGGGTGCCGATCTTGTCGGCGTTGGCCAGGTCGTCCACGGTGGCGATGGGGGAGTCCTCCTTGACGATGATGACCTGGACGCCGTTGGCGTAGCTGTCGGAGAAGTCCATAACCGCCTGGCGCTCGGCGGTGACGGTGACGCCCGCCATGACGATGTCGCTCTGGCCGTTCTGGGCGGCCAGCAGGGCGGCGTCGAAGCCCATATCGTCCACAACCAGCTCCAGGCCCAGCTTGGCGGCGATGGCGCCCGCCACCTCCACGTCGATGCCCTCGAAGGAGCCGTCGTCGGCGATCATCTCATAGGGAGGGAAGGCGGCGTTGGTGGACATGTGGAGCTTGCCGGCCTCCACGGTGGCCAGCTCCCCGGCGGGGGCGGCGCTCTCAGGGGCCGGGGCCGCGGACTGGGGGGAGGGAGCGGCGCTCTCAGGGGCGGGGGTGGCGGCGTTGCCGGTGCCGCCGGAGCAGGCGGCCAGGGAAAGGGTCAGCGCAAGGGCGAGGGTCAGCGCGCCCAGCTTCTTCAGATGTTTCATATTCATTCTCTCCTCATTGCGATTTCGGGGCTTCTCTTACTGTCTGCAATTATACACTGTATTCACAGAAATGCAAGGGGTTTTCCGATATTTATTCATATTTATGCAAATGGCATAAGAAAAGGCAGGGCCGAAGCCCTGCCTTTTCACAGATTAGACGGATTCTACTTCTGGGTGGCGTACATAAAGAAGAAGAAGCCCAGGGGGGTGTAGTACACACCGCCGACGTTGTCCTGCATCATGTACTTCTGGGTGTAGAAGTAGATGGGGCCCAGCGCCCAGTCCTGGCCGATGATCAGGTCCTCGGCGTCGTGCATGGCCTGCATACGCTCAGCGGCGTCAGAGGTGGACAGAGCCTTCTGGATCAGGGCGTCGTAGTCGGGGTTGGCGTACTGGGCGTCGTTGTTGCCGCCGCCGGTCAGCCACATGTCCAGGAAGCCCATGGGGTCGTTGTAGTCGTTGATCCAGCCGTTACGCGCGATCTGGTAGTCGCCCTGCTTACGGGTCTCCAGGAACACGGACCAGTCCTGGTTCTTCAGGGTGACGGTCACGCCCAGGCCCTCCTGCCACTGCTGCTGCAGGGCCTCGCCGATGGCCTTGTGGTTGTCGGAGGTGTTGTACAGGTACTCAACCACGGGGAAGGTGGAGCGGTCGGTGTAGCCGGCCTCGTCCAGCAGCTTGTTGGCCTCGGCCAGGTTCTTCTGGTAGATCTCGTCGGTGGTGGGAGCCTCCCAGTAGGCGCCGCCGTTGGCGCGGAAGTCGGAGTTGGGCTCGGCGTCGGAGATGCCGGAGGGCACCCAGCCGTTGGCGGGGATCTGGCCGGTCTGGGTCACGTAGTCCACGATGTACTGGCTGTTGATGGCCAGGGTGAAGGCCTTACGCACGCGCCAGTCGTCGAAGGGGGCCTTCTCGTTCTGGTAGCACACATAGTAGGTGCCCAGGTAGGGGATGATCTTCAGCTCGCCGGTGGACAGCAGGGTGGCGATCTCGTCAACGGGCATATCCTCGATGAACTGCAGCTCGTTGGAGCGGAAGCCGGCCAGCATGGCGTTCTGGTCGTCGGTCAGGGTAAAGGTGATGGAGTCGGGGCCCAGGTTGGCGTAGTCATAGTACTGGTCGTTCTTGACCATGACGATCTTCTGGTTATGTACCCACTCGCTCATCTTGTAAGCGCCGTTGGTGAGGTAGGTCTCGGGGGAGAAGGTCCACTGGTCGCCGTTGGCGGCAATGGTGTCCTCACGGATGGGCAGCAGGGCGGGGAAGGCGCACAGCTCCAGGAAGTAGGGCAGGTCGGTGTACAGGGTGACCTGGAAGGTCTTGTCGTCGATGGCCTTGGCCATCAGAGTGTCGGCGGCGGCGGTGCCGTCGCTGATCTCGTTGTAGCCCACCACGGAGCTGGCCATGTTGCGGTAGTCGGCCGCGGTCTCCAGATCCACCAGGCGCTTCCAGGCGTACTCGAAGTCACCGGCGGTGACGGGCTTGCCGTCGGACCACTTGATGTCGTCGCGCAGATGGAAGGTGTAGGTCACCATGCCGGCGGTAATGCCCTTCTCGGGATCGTCCGCCTCGTGGACAACCTTGTCATAGCTGGCGGCCTGGCCGGGCACCAGCTCGGCGTAGTTGATGGTGGCGTCCTCGACGCCCACGCCGTTGTCCACCCACTTCATCAGACCCTCGAACATGTGCTGGGTCATGACGGCGCCGTCAACGGCGCTGTTCAGGGCGGGGTCGATGGTCTGCGGCTCGGACGCGATGCACACGCTCAGGTCGAACGTGCCGCTGGGGGCGGGCGCCTGAGTCTCAGGGGCGGGCGCCTGGCTCTCGGGAGCCTGAGTCGCGGGCGCCTGGCTCGGAGTCTCGGTGGTATTGGAGCAGCCGGCAAACAGGCCGGCCACCATGGCCACGGCCAGGAGCAGAGACAGAAGTTTCGTCTTCTTCATTGCTTGAACCTCCATTTTAATTTTTGTATCGCCTCCTCAGGAGGCGTGATACACAATTCGCGTTCTTCGCCTGTCCCGCATGCGGGACAGGCGAAAGGCCCATGGGCCTTTCCAGTAACAGGAGTATTATACCATGGAGTTCGCTTTGTTGTAAAGCAAATGTTTCAAGAATGTTAACTGAATTGCAGCTTCATTTTCTGCGGCTTGCACAAAATTTACAGTTTGTGGGTATCGGGCCAGGCCTTCTCGGGGCGCGCGGTGGCCCGCGCCGTCTGTCACGCCTTGGTTCCCTCCGCGACGGTCGCTAAGCCCCTATTCCGCGAAAAACACCGTGCGGCTTGCGGGGGACGCCGCACCTGCTTTTTCGTCTACATAGCGTCTTAGCTTCCTGCTCCGGGAAGCCGGCGCTTCCTCTTACCCCAGCAAATGACACGCGGCCCAATGTCCCGGCGCGTGTTCCCCACCCGGCTTGCGCCGTGCGGGGGCCCCGTTCATTTAAACCTGCCCGGGCGGAGTGAATCCGCCCCGCATCAAGGGTTTGCCCCGGGGGGCAAACCGCTTGTTCGCCGCTGGCGCGGCGGCTCGCCTGTGGCTCGCAGGGGCCCGCGCCGTCTGTCACGCCTTGGTTCCCTCCGCGACGGTCACTAAGCCCCTATTCCGCGAAAAACACCGTGCGGCTTGCGGGGGACGCCGCACCTGCTTTTTCGTCTGCATAGCGTCTTAGCTTCCTGCTCCGGGAAGCCGGCGCTTCCTCTTACCCCAGCAGATGACACGCTGCCCAATGTCCCGGCGCGTGCTCCTTGAATTCGGGCACGGCCTCCTTGCACTTCTCGGTGGCATAGGGGCAGCGGGTGTGGAACCGGCAGCCGGTCGGGGGGTTCATGGGGGAGGGGATGTCGCCCTCCAGCACGATGCGCTGCCGGGAACGGGAGACCTCGGGGTCGGGCACCGGCACGGCGGAGAGCAGGGTCTTGGTGTAGGGGTGCAGCGGGTTTTTATTCAGCTCGTAGCTCTCGGCCAGCTCCACCATGCAGCCCAGGTACATCACGCCGATGCGCCGGGAGATGTGGCGCACCACGCTCAGGTCGTGGGCGATGAAGAGGTAGGTCAGCCCCAGCTCCTGCTGCATATCCTCCAGCATGTTGACCACCTGGGACTGGATGGACACGTCCAGGGCGGAGATGGGCTCGTCGCACACGATGAACTCGGGCTTCACCGCCAGGGCGCGGGCGATGCCCACGCGCTGCTGCTGGCCGCCGGAGAACTCGTGGGGGTAGCGGTTGGCGTGCTCGGTATTCAGCCCTACCTGGCCCAGCAGCTCCTTGATGCGCTCGGTGCGCTCGGCCTTGCTGGAGTACAGCTTGTGGATGTCCAGCGCCTCGCCGATGATCTCGCCCACCGTCATGCGGGGGTCCAAGGAGGCGGAGGGGTCCTGGAAGATGATCTGCATCTTCCGGCGGTAGGGCAGCATGTTGACGGTCTTGGGCTTGGGCACCTTGACGCGCTCCAGCTGGCCCTGGGGGCCGGGCTTGAAGGGGTCCTCCCCCTCGAAGATGGTCTCGCCGCCATAGACGATCCGGCCCGAGGTGGGCTGGTGGAGCTGGAGGATGGTGCGCCCCAGGGTGGTCTTGCCGCAGCCGGACTCGCCCACCAGGCCCAGGGTCTCGCCCTTCTCGATATAGAGGGAGACGTTCTCCACCGCCTGGACGCCGGGGCCCTTGGTGCCCTTGACGGGGAAGTATTTTTTCAGGTTCTTTACTTCCAGCAGGATTTCGCCCTTACTCATCGCTTCCACCGTCCTTCCTCTGGTCGTCCTGGCGGGCGCCGCCGCCGCGGGAGCAGAAGGGCTCGCCCTTCTTCTGCTCCTCCACCCGCAGCCAGCAGGCGGAGCGGTGCCCGTCGCCCACGTCCACGTAGGGGGGCATCTTTTTCAGGCAGATCTTCATGGCGTGCTCGCACCGGGGGGCGAAGGGGCAGCCCTCGGGCGGGTTGAGCATATCCACGGGGGTGCCCTCGATGGGGATCAGGCGCTCGTGCTCCTCCGCATCCACGCGGGGCATGGAGCGCAGCAGGCCCATGGTATAGGGGTGGGCGGGCTTGTAGAAGATGTCGTCCACCGGCCCCTGCTCCACCATCCGCCCGGCGTACATGACGGAGACCTTGTCGCAGATCTCGGCCACCACGCCCAGGTTGTGGGTGATGAAAATGATGCCCATGTGGGTCTTCTTCTGCAGGTTCTTCATCAGCTCCAGGATCTGTGCCTGGATGGTCACGTCCAGAGCCGTGGTGGGCTCGTCCGCGATCAGCAGCTGGGGGTGGCAGATAAGGCCCATGGCGATCATGACGCGCTGGCGCATGCCGCCTGAGAACTCGTGGGGGTACTGCTTCATCCGCTTGGCCACGTTGTTGATGCCCACCAGCTCCAGCATGTCCATGGCCCGCTTGGCGGCGGTCTCCTTGGAGATGGACTTGTCGTGGGCCCGCAGGGCCTCGACGAGCTGGTTGCCCACGGTGTAGACCGGGTTGAGGCAGGTCATGGGGTTTTGGAAGATCATGGATACCTTGCTACCCCGGAAGGCAGTCATCTGCTCCTTGGTGTAGGCCAGCACGTCCTCGCCCTCAAAGGTGATGGACCCGCCGATGACCTTGCCGGGGGACTGGAGCAGGCCCATGATGGAGTAGGCCTCCACGCTCTTGCCGGAGCCGGACTCGCCCACGATGCCCATGACCTCGCCGTAGTTCAGGCTGTAGGTGATGCCGCCCACCGCCTTGACCTCGCCGGCGGGGGTGAAGAAGGAGACGTGGAGATCCTTGACCTCCAGCAGGGTTTTGCCGCTCTTGTCGGCGGCGTCCGCCTGGGCGTCGAGCTGCGCGTCGTAGCGCTCCTGTTCGTTCGTATTCTGTGCCATAGTCGTTTCCTCCCTCCTTATTTCTTCAGTCTCGGGTCAAGCGCATCCCGCAACCCGTCGCCGAAGAGGTTGAAGGCGAGGATCATGATGCTCAGGATACCGGCCGGGAAGAACATGCGGTACGGATAGGTGTACAGGCCGCCCAGGGCCTCGGTGCACATGGAGCCCAGGCTGGTGAGGGGGGCGGACACGCCCACGCCCAGGAAGGACAGGAAGGACTCCAGGAAGATGGCCGAGGGGATCTGCAGGCAGGTGGTGACCACGATCTGGCCCACGCAGTTGGGCAGCAGGTGGCGCTTGATGATGCGGGGGCCCTTGGCGCCCAGGGCGCGGGCGGCGGTGACGTACTCCTGCTCCTTGAGCTGGATGATCTGGCCGCGGATGATGCGGGACATGGTGACCCAGTACAGCAGGCCGAAGGCGATGAACATGGCGATGAGGTTGGAGCCCAGCACCACGATGACGCCCGCGAAGGGCCCGTTGGGGTTTGTGTTGACGTATTCCGTCAGGGAGATGCCCAAAACGGTGGAGATCAGCAGGATGACCAGCACCTCGGGAATGGAGTAGATCATCTCCACGATGCGCTGCATGACGGCGTCCACCTTGCCGCCGAAGTAGCCGGAGATGGAGCCGTACAGGGCGCCGATGACCAGCACCAGCAGGGCGGCGCACACGCCCACGATCATGGAAACCCGGGTGCCCACCATGACGCGGACCATGATGTCGCGGCCGAACTTGTCGGTGCCGAAGACGTGGGGGAAGACGGACTCGCCGTTGGCCTGGCGCTCCAGCTCCTTGACGGAGTAGCCGCCGAAATGGGCCTTGATGCCCAGCTCACGGCGCACCTCGGACTCCTTCACGTCCTCGCCGGCCGCGTCCTGGCCCTGGGCGGCGGACTTGGCCGCGGCCATGATCTTCGCCTTGTCCACGGGGGTGAGGGTCTTGCCCTCGGCGGCGGCCTCCTCCTGGGCCTTGGCCCATGCCTCCTCAGGGGTGAGGGAGGAGGCGCCCGTGCGCTCGGCCATCTCGGCGTTCAGCCGCTGCTGGTCGGCCAGGGTGTAGTGCCAGGGGTGCAGGTTCTCCGCGCCGGCGTTGAACTGCGCGTAGCCGTAGGGCACCAGCACGGGGCCCAGGAAGGCGAAGAGGAAAATGATGATCAGCACGCCCATGGCCACCATGGCCACGGTGTTCTTCCGCAGGCGCCGCCAGGCGTCCTTCCAGTAGGAGACGCTCTTGCGGTCCTGGATAAAGTCCTCCTTTTCCTGCTGGCTGGCCGCGGCGAAGTCCTCGTCGGTCAGGGTGTTCCAATCCAGGATGTCCTCGTCGGGCTGGAGGGAAAAGGCGCGTTTTAACTTCTTTCTTGCCATCGCTTAGTTCCCTCCCTTGGTCAGATTGATTCTGGGGTCGACCAGCTTGTAGAGGATGTCCACCACCAGGTTCATAATGATGATAAAGGTCGCCAGGAAAATGGTGGTGCCCATGATCACCGGGTAGTCGCGGTTGGGGATGGCCTGCACGAAGTAGCGGCCCAGGCCGGGGATGGAGAAGACCTTCTCCACCACGAAGCCGCCGGACAGGGTAAAGGCCACCTGGGGCCCCAGGTAGGTGATGACGGGGATCAGGGCGTTGCGCAGGGCGTGCTTGAAGATGATGGGCGCCGTCTTCAGGCCCTTGGCCCGGGCCGTCTTGATGTACTCCTGGTTGATGGCGTCCAGCATGGCGGCGCGGGTCTGCCGGGCCATGTAGCACATGGGGTAGAAGCCCAGTGCCAGACACGGCAGCACGTAGGACTTCGGCGTGCCGTCGAATATGGTCGGGAAGACCTTCCACACGCCTCCGCAGAACGCGAACAGCAGCAGCGACGCCACCACGAACGACGGCATGGAGATGCCGATGGTACACACCACCCGCAGGGTGCTGTCGGTGGCGGTGCCCCGGTTGTAGGCGGCCAGACAGCCCAGCGTCACCCCCACCACAACGGCCCAGAGCAGGGCGAACAGGCCAATCTTGGCGGAGACGGGGAACATCTCCTTGATGATGTTGATGACGGGGTAGTTCTTCTGCATCTTGATGGACTGGCCGAAGTCCCCCTGCAGCATGTTGCCCAGGTACTTGACCAGCTGGACGGGCAGGGGCTTATCCAAGCCGTACTTTGCGTTCAGGGCCTCGATGACCTGGGGGGAGGGCGTCTTTTCCGACAGCCACGGGTTACCCGGGATCGCGTGCATTACAAAAAAGGTAATACACGCCACCACCAGGATGGTAACGATAGCCATCAAGACACGCTTTACCACATATTTTGCCATTTCTTCACTTCCTATAACAATTGTTCAATCCCATAGTGCACCATCATAAAAGGTTCGTCTATTTTATCGCAATTTTCCGGCACCGTCAAGGATCTGTCGCTATGGAATTGCTGGCAGTTCCGTCACATCCTGCACATGTCCGTGCATTGCGCACAATGTCCGCCGGTATTGTCCGTATATTGTTTCGTGTTTCTAAAACATTTGGGCCGCTATTTTAAGTTTATTGCCGCCTTGTTCAGTTATCTTGCTCTCTTTCCGTCAATTTTCCCGTTTTTCGGCGCATAAAATCCATTCGTCGTTTTTTGGCGGGCTGCGCTGCAAATGAATCGTTTTGCAGGCAAAGTTTCAAAATAAGCGCAACGGCGGGGGAGATCCCCCGCCGTTGCGCTCTTTTTCCTGCATTTAGTCAAATCCGAAGCCCATATAGGCCCCCGCTGCGTAGCCCCAGAGGCGTTCTTTCTCTCTACTATACCACTTTACCATGCCAAAGGGCTGGGTGTAGCTCCCCGGCAGGCCGCCCCAGAAGGCCGGGGTGCGGATGTGGTAGCGCAGGGCGGGCAGGTGGCCGGCCACCAGGGCCGCGGCCCCCGCCATCTGCCGCTCCGGGATAAGCAGCTCCTTGAGCACCACGGTCTCGTCGTCCAGGTACTCGGCGGCGCAGCAGCCCTCCACCCCGTCCACGGTGAGGCGGAACAGGTCGGTGCCCGTCATGGCGGACAGCCCCCGCTGGTAGTCCACCAGCGCGTCGGAGTAGGCCACGTAGCGCTCCCCCGCCAGCAGCCCGTCCCGGATGCGGTTGTACGCCCCCGCCTCCACCGGGGCGATGGCGTCCCCCGCCTTGCCCGGCTCCACCAGCTCCCGCAGCAGCTCCACCTCCCGGGTGACGAAGCACTCGTCAAAATCCACGCTGCTGAAAAACTTGTGCAGGCTGGGCTCGGCGGGCACCACGGTGACGCAGTCCACCTCCCGCTGGCGCAGGTAGAAGTCCAGGTAGTGCAGGATCTGCCTGCCGTACCCCTTCTTGCGCGCGGCCGGGTCGGTGGCCAGGGCGTAGACGTAGGCCGCCCGGGCGCTCACCCCCTCCGGGGCGCGCAGGGTCATGGGAAAGAGGGCCAGCATGGTGGACAGCTTGCCGTCCTCCACCAGCACCATCATGTTCTCGGGGGAATAGTAGTTTTGGTAAAAGTAGTCGATATAGCTGTCCTCGTCCCCGAACGCCAGCTTCCAAAGCTGCTTCTGGGCCGGGACCTCCTCTTGGCGCGAGGCGCGTATCTCCACCATTCTGCTCCCCTCCTTTCCTTGCATTAAAATGATTCTATCAGTCCAGAGCGCCGTCCAGGACGGCGCTGTGCTTCTCCACCATCAGGTCGGGGTAGTAGGACTGCTTGGCCTTGCGCAGGCCCTCCACCCCCATGTCGTCCTCCCGGTTGAGGTACTTCACCTCCGGGTGGCGCGCCCGCACCCAGCGGGCGAACTCCCGGTTGATCATGGCGTAGGCCCCCTGGAGCTCGCCGTAGGCCTTCTCGAAGTGGACGTCGTAGGTGTCCGAGCTCAGGTAGTCCCCCATGGTGAAGGCCACCACCTCCCCGTGCACCCGGATGAGGCCGCCCTCCAGTCCCAGTTCGCGGAAATGCCCCATGGCCAGGCGCAGGGCCACCCCCTCGTTGCCCAGATCCTCCTCCTCCGAGGCCCCCTCCCGCTCCCGTGAGCGCAGGTACCACTGCTCGTCCATGGTCAGGCATTCGGGCAGGTTTTCGGGGGTGAGCTCCTCGTAGGCCCAGGTGGGGTTGTTCTCTATAAAGCGGTTGATGTGGTTGCGCTTGGCGTGCAGGCGCTTACCCCCCAGATCCGCCAGGCGGTCGATCTCATAGAGGTAGTCGTAGCCGTCCCGGTCGTGCTCGAAGCGGAACCGGCCGGGGAAGAGGCGCTCCAGCTCCCCCTCCTGCCGCTCGGTGAGGCACACCAGCCGCAGCGCCTGCTCCCGCCGGTCGGCCTCCCCCTTCAGCGCCCGCACCGCCCCGGCCACGTCCCCCGCCCCGGCGGGATACAGGTAGCTGCACCCCAGGCCGCCGCACAGGTGGACCAGGAGGAAATCGTTCCAGCGGGCAATCTCGTGCTTGTACGCGTCCTTCCACGCGTAGATGTTGGTGAAATTATATTCGCACCCCCGGTAGTCGGCCTGCCGCAGCAGGGCGTCCACCCAGGGCTTGTCGGATACCTCCGGCGCTCGGAACTCTATCATAAGTATGTGCGCTCCCAACGGATTTGATTTTGAACGGTGGCATTTTATCACAATTCCCAGTAATATGCAAGGGATTTCCGGCAGGCATAAAATATACTTTACGTTTCATTGCCAGACGTGGTAAACTGGGCATATCACTTCAGGAAAGAGGGTGGCCGCGGTTTGAAGCGATTGGACAAAAAGGGCTTTACGCTTGCGGAACTTCTCATTGTCGTTGCCATCATCGGCGTGCTGGCCGCCATCGCCATCCCGGTATTTACCGGCAGCCTCAAGCACACCGAGGAGACGGTCTGCCTCAGCAACCGCACTTCCCTGGCGCATCAGCTCATTTATGAGCAGATGGCAAACGGTAATTTTACAGAAAATGAGCTGCGCGATAAAATCGCAGCCTCCGATATTAAGTGTCCGAAGGGGAATCACTACTATTTAGAGAAGTTTGATGGTGGTTCCTTTGTAATCGGCTGCGCGGATCACACAAAAACCGTCCCACAAAAAACTCTGGAGGACTATCCGCAGCTGGTCACCGATTGGTTTGCTACCTCCCCCTCTTATAAGGATCCCAATAACGACTCTATCCGAAACTTCTTTTTCAAAAAGTATGCGGACAACCTTCCAACGCTAACCGTCGATGGAACCGTCTATTACATCCAGCCGTTCTACAGCAGCAGCAGCCAATCTGACGCTGCGGTTGACGACTACGAAAGGC
It includes:
- a CDS encoding acetyltransferase, coding for MVEIRASRQEEVPAQKQLWKLAFGDEDSYIDYFYQNYYSPENMMVLVEDGKLSTMLALFPMTLRAPEGVSARAAYVYALATDPAARKKGYGRQILHYLDFYLRQREVDCVTVVPAEPSLHKFFSSVDFDECFVTREVELLRELVEPGKAGDAIAPVEAGAYNRIRDGLLAGERYVAYSDALVDYQRGLSAMTGTDLFRLTVDGVEGCCAAEYLDDETVVLKELLIPERQMAGAAALVAGHLPALRYHIRTPAFWGGLPGSYTQPFGMVKWYSREKERLWGYAAGAYMGFGFD